The following coding sequences lie in one Rutidosis leptorrhynchoides isolate AG116_Rl617_1_P2 chromosome 4, CSIRO_AGI_Rlap_v1, whole genome shotgun sequence genomic window:
- the LOC139844760 gene encoding berberine bridge enzyme-like 21 has protein sequence MKISSNMLSLFLTLLFLTCSKAAINPDSIYQSFLQCLPLNSPESVAELSAVVYSSTANTTTYESVLQEYIKNERFNTTTTPKPSVIITPTTESQVQAAVLCAKKSGVQIKIRSGGHDYEGISYTSSEPDFIVLDLFNFRSIDVNVADETAVVGAGAQLGELYYRIYEKSKVLGFPAGVCQTVGVGGHLSGGGYGTMLRKYGLSVDHVIDAKIVDVTGRVLDRKSMGEDLFWAIRGGGGGSFGVILSYTVQLVSVPEVNTVFRVMKTTSENASELIYKWQSIMPDIDNDLFIRILLQPVTVNKKKVGRASFIAHFLGDSDRLMALMSQKFPELGLKKEDCIEVSWIESVIYWANFDLNTTKPEIFLNRHSDNVNFGKRKSDYVQTPIPESGFESIFQKLVELGKIGLVFNSYGGRMSEVAADATPFPHRAGNIYKIQYSVNWDDADPELASNYINQSRVMYEFMTPFVSKNPRAAFLNYRDLDIGVMTPGKNSYSEGEVYGEKYFMGNFERLVKIKTVVDPENFFRNEQSIPTLPAKNSGKSRKMMK, from the coding sequence ATGAAAATTTCATCCAATATGCTTTCCTTATTCCTCACTCTTTTATTCCTCACATGTTCAAAAGCTGCTATAAATCCTGATTCAATTTATCAATCATTTTTACAATGTTTACCCTTAAACTCACCGGAATCAGTGGCGGAGCTCTCCGCCGTAGTATACAGCTCCACCGCAAACACCACAACATACGAATCCGTACTCCAAGAGTACATTAAAAACGAACGATTTAACACCACCACGACACCAAAACCCTCCGTTATCATAACTCCGACGACGGAATCTCAAGTCCAAGCCGCCGTCCTATGCGCCAAAAAATCCGGTGTCCAAATTAAAATTCGTAGTGGCGGCCATGACTACGAAGGAATATCGTACACGTCATCGGAACCGGATTTTATTGTACTTGATTTGTTTAATTTCCGGTCGATTGATGTTAATGTCGCCGACGAAACTGCGGTTGTCGGCGCCGGCGCGCAATTGGGTGAACTTTATTATCGAATTTATGAAAAAAGTAAAGTTTTAGGGTTCCCGGCAGGAGTTTGTCAGACGGTTGGTGTCGGCGGGCATTTAAGCGGCGGTGGTTACGGGACGATGTTGCGGAAATATGGGTTGTCAGTTGATCACGTGATTGATGCTAAAATTGTTGATGTTACGGGTCGGGTTTTGGATCGGAAATCGATGGGTGAGGATTTGTTTTGGGCCATACGAGGTGGCGGTGGAGGTAGTTTTGGTGTTATTTTGTCGTATACTGTACAACTAGTTTCAGTGCCGGAGGTTAATACTGTTTTTCGAGTTATGAAAACGACGTCGGAAAATGCTTCGGAACTTATTTATAAATGGCAGTCGATTATGCCGGATATTGATAATGATTTGTTTATTAGGATTTTGTTACAACCGGTTACGGTGAATAAAAAGAAAGTTGGTCGGGCGTCGTTTATCGCGCATTTTTTAGGCGATTCTGATCGATTAATGGCGTTAATGAGTCAAAAGTTCCCGGAATTGGGGTTAAAAAAGGAGGATTGTATCGAAGTGAGTTGGATCGAATCGGTCATTTATTGGGCTAACTTCGATTTAAACACTACGAAGCCGGAGATTTTTCTTAATCGACATTCGGATAATGTGAATTTTGGTAAACGAAAGTCGGACTATGTGCAAACCCCGATTCCTGAATCGGGGTTTGAGTCGATTTTTCAAAAGTTAGTTGAATTAGGTAAAATCGGGTTGGTTTTTAACTCGTATGGCGGGAGAATGTCGGAGGTTGCAGCAGATGCAACCCCGTTCCCTCACCGAGCTGGGAACATTTATAAAATCCAATATTCGGTTAATTGGGATGATGCAGACCCTGAATTGGCATCAAATTATATAAATCAAAGTAGGGTTATGTACGAGTTTATGACACCATTTGTATCGAAGAATCCACGAGCTGCATTTTTGAATTATCGGGATCTCGATATTGGAGTAATGACTCCTGGCAAGAATAGTTATAGTGAAGGTGAAGTTTATGGCGAGAAATATTTCATGGGAAATTTCGAAAGATTGGTGAAAATAAAAACAGTTGTGGATCCGGAAAATTTCTTTAGAAACGAACAAAGTATTCCGACTCTGCCCGCAAAAAATTCAGGCAAGTCAAGAAAGATGATGAAGTAA